From Bdellovibrio sp. ArHS, the proteins below share one genomic window:
- a CDS encoding ABC transporter ATP-binding protein has translation MIECRGIIKEFGTPPQRILHDLSFSIADGEFVSISGRSGSGKSTLLYIISTLDSATRGQVLIDGRDVATLNVEQVHQFRNLHVGFVFQFHYLLPELTALENVLLPARNAGVMSEKRTMAESLLEELNVIKQKDKFPSQMSGGEQQRVAIARALIMQPRYIFADEPTGNLDTRNADIVMQILKRTNKELGTTICLVTHDPDFAAMAEREIYLIDGRLADRNREK, from the coding sequence ATGATTGAGTGTCGAGGAATTATCAAAGAATTTGGCACACCTCCGCAGCGGATTCTGCATGACCTCAGTTTTTCAATTGCAGATGGCGAGTTTGTCTCGATCTCAGGAAGATCGGGAAGTGGCAAAAGTACGTTATTATATATCATCAGCACGTTGGATTCAGCGACGCGGGGACAGGTGCTGATTGATGGGCGGGATGTTGCCACTTTAAATGTCGAACAGGTTCATCAATTTCGCAACCTGCACGTCGGTTTCGTGTTTCAGTTTCACTATTTATTGCCCGAACTGACTGCTTTGGAAAATGTTCTTTTGCCCGCGCGCAATGCCGGGGTCATGTCTGAAAAAAGGACTATGGCCGAATCGCTGTTGGAAGAGCTGAACGTTATCAAACAAAAGGACAAATTTCCCTCACAGATGTCAGGGGGGGAACAACAGCGCGTGGCCATCGCGCGTGCTTTGATTATGCAGCCACGTTATATTTTTGCCGACGAGCCCACGGGAAATTTGGACACGCGCAATGCGGATATTGTGATGCAGATTTTAAAGCGCACTAACAAAGAGCTGGGAACCACAATTTGTCTGGTCACGCATGATCCTGACTTCGCGGCTATGGCAGAACGCGAGATCTATTTAATTGATGGACGTCTGGCCGATCGAAATCGCGAAAAATAA
- a CDS encoding glycine-rich protein has protein sequence MSLFIFTACGNVELDLMSSRLKNSLKVAEDQRNELIIGDTHQLSPTGGSGDYVFTIVSGGGTIDPQTGLFTAPTTPGITRIEIKDGSGHSIIFEVRVQPPLSFAVSAPVIAENNVFDFDASGGVAPLTYSLVSGGGSIDPQTGLYNPNGYVGAAIIKTTDAVGNVLINTITVQPALKITPATHTLWTLTTQTFTGVDGVPPYTYIVLTGLGSIGLTDGLYQAPATAGSAILVVADSLGNTSQATVTIDLALSLTSDSLIIAQNNSTTVTGQGGAPPYTYAKVSGPGSIDASTGVYTPGASGTGVLQVTDSLGNTATLNVTVNPVLQISPAAKTLALGNETTFTASGGVSPYIFSANAGSIGALSGEYIAPGTSGSALVTVTDSLGNTSSATVTINPALQITPASKILAVNNTFAFTASNGVPPYSYTVNNGAINASTGSYSAPAASGVATVTVADSAGNVATAAVTINASLSLSASLSVIAANNTTTISATGGVPPYVYSKDSGPGSVNSSSGIYTPGSSGSGVLKVTDSLANTASVTVTVNAALAISPSTATVNINTTRTLSASGGVSPYTFSLISGGGSIDASSGLYSAPATTGTAAARVTDALGNTSDSTLNITDCVPGKIVFTYTGAAQTFTQPTGCTKVTIKAWGAGGGGGWFGAFGTIGSAGGGGGYATGDFALEPGGQLGIYVGGAAASGVRGWNGGGLGGKFDSTMYSGSGGGASDVRHQGAALANRILVAGGGGGGSYGGLIMSPGGGGGGAGGGTSGAYPDVYPATGGSQSAGGLGESCAPGACPTQGNPGTWGVGGDSTTWSSLTAYPGGGGGYYGGGGGYMLSAGGGSSYVGGVANGSTTAASGSTPGNSGDADRSNAGLGGAMNAVGTSGRIVIYYGF, from the coding sequence TTGAGCCTTTTCATTTTCACGGCTTGTGGAAATGTCGAGTTGGATTTGATGAGCTCTCGGCTTAAGAACTCGCTGAAAGTCGCGGAAGACCAAAGAAATGAACTGATCATCGGCGACACGCATCAGCTCAGTCCCACGGGCGGCTCGGGCGATTATGTTTTCACCATTGTTTCTGGTGGTGGCACGATTGATCCACAAACAGGCCTTTTCACCGCGCCAACTACTCCGGGCATTACGCGAATTGAGATCAAAGACGGTTCCGGTCACTCTATTATCTTTGAAGTCAGAGTGCAGCCGCCACTTTCATTTGCGGTCTCTGCGCCCGTCATCGCGGAAAACAATGTTTTTGATTTCGATGCCTCGGGAGGTGTCGCGCCGTTGACATACTCTCTCGTCTCTGGCGGCGGCTCTATTGATCCACAGACGGGTCTTTATAATCCAAATGGATATGTGGGTGCTGCCATCATCAAAACAACCGATGCGGTGGGAAATGTTTTGATTAATACCATCACCGTTCAACCCGCTCTAAAAATCACGCCCGCAACACATACGTTGTGGACTCTCACCACGCAGACATTTACAGGAGTCGATGGCGTTCCCCCTTATACTTATATCGTTCTTACGGGCCTTGGCAGCATTGGTTTAACCGACGGACTGTACCAGGCCCCGGCCACGGCAGGTTCAGCCATTTTGGTGGTGGCCGATTCTTTGGGAAACACCAGTCAGGCCACCGTGACGATTGATCTGGCGCTGTCATTGACCTCAGACTCTCTGATCATTGCGCAAAACAATAGTACAACCGTGACCGGTCAGGGCGGAGCACCTCCTTATACCTACGCAAAAGTTTCTGGGCCGGGGAGCATTGATGCGAGCACAGGAGTTTATACTCCAGGCGCCAGTGGTACGGGAGTTTTGCAAGTGACGGACTCGCTGGGAAATACAGCCACCTTGAATGTGACAGTCAACCCGGTCTTACAAATCAGCCCCGCAGCAAAAACCTTGGCTCTTGGGAATGAAACGACCTTCACGGCCTCCGGCGGTGTTTCGCCTTATATATTTTCAGCCAATGCAGGAAGCATCGGTGCGTTGTCAGGAGAATACATCGCCCCAGGGACAAGTGGCTCCGCCTTGGTGACTGTCACTGACAGCCTCGGGAATACAAGTTCAGCCACAGTGACCATCAATCCCGCCCTGCAAATCACACCTGCCAGTAAAATACTAGCTGTGAACAACACTTTTGCTTTTACCGCCTCCAACGGTGTGCCGCCCTATTCCTATACGGTCAACAATGGCGCCATCAATGCCTCCACAGGAAGCTATTCCGCTCCTGCGGCAAGTGGTGTCGCTACAGTCACAGTGGCAGATTCAGCAGGCAATGTCGCAACGGCTGCCGTTACGATCAATGCCTCTCTTTCTTTGAGTGCGAGTCTTTCTGTCATCGCTGCCAACAATACGACCACGATCAGCGCGACCGGCGGTGTCCCTCCCTATGTCTACTCGAAGGACTCGGGCCCTGGGTCGGTAAACTCCAGTTCCGGAATTTATACTCCAGGCTCTAGCGGAAGTGGTGTTTTAAAAGTCACCGATAGTTTAGCAAACACCGCGTCTGTGACGGTGACGGTGAATGCCGCTCTGGCCATTTCTCCGTCGACGGCAACGGTCAACATCAATACCACGAGGACCTTGAGCGCTTCCGGCGGTGTCAGCCCTTATACTTTTTCGCTCATCAGCGGTGGTGGAAGTATTGATGCTTCGTCGGGACTGTATTCGGCGCCCGCGACAACAGGAACTGCCGCCGCGCGGGTGACAGATGCATTGGGAAATACCAGCGATTCCACTCTGAACATCACAGACTGTGTTCCTGGAAAAATCGTCTTTACTTACACGGGGGCCGCGCAAACTTTTACACAACCAACCGGCTGTACAAAAGTGACGATTAAAGCTTGGGGTGCTGGCGGCGGCGGCGGTTGGTTCGGCGCCTTTGGAACCATAGGCTCTGCCGGTGGTGGGGGCGGTTATGCCACGGGCGACTTTGCTTTAGAGCCCGGAGGACAACTGGGCATCTATGTCGGCGGCGCTGCGGCTTCCGGTGTTCGCGGTTGGAATGGCGGAGGACTCGGCGGAAAATTTGATTCAACAATGTACAGCGGTTCAGGCGGAGGAGCTTCGGATGTTCGTCATCAGGGTGCGGCGCTAGCGAACCGAATCTTAGTCGCTGGCGGCGGCGGCGGCGGCAGTTATGGAGGCCTTATCATGTCACCGGGAGGTGGCGGCGGAGGTGCCGGCGGCGGCACGAGCGGCGCTTATCCAGACGTGTATCCCGCGACCGGTGGAAGTCAATCGGCGGGAGGGCTTGGCGAATCCTGCGCCCCTGGCGCCTGCCCCACACAAGGAAATCCGGGAACATGGGGTGTGGGAGGAGATTCTACGACCTGGTCTTCACTCACCGCTTATCCTGGCGGTGGCGGCGGATACTATGGCGGCGGAGGTGGCTATATGCTCTCTGCTGGTGGTGGTTCTTCGTATGTTGGTGGAGTTGCAAACGGAAGTACCACGGCGGCCTCAGGCTCTACGCCAGGAAACTCTGGCGATGCGGATCGTTCCAACGCGGGCTTGGGAGGCGCCATGAATGCCGTAGGCACCTCGGGTCGGATTGTGATCTACTATGGTTTTTAA
- a CDS encoding serine protease yields the protein MKFLNHLVMVGLVFASTVSVAKPGDLQAKIVGGSEATPGEFPFIVSLQGSSGHFCGGSLIRSNWVLTAAHCVKGASVKNVVIGLHDQKNLSKAEVIKPKRIIAHPLYNDNTADFDFALIELQKDSSYEPIAINTSEIEIPDGANGQIVATVAGWGATRENSYSLPSRLQKVDVPLVAHDLCSKNYKNTITSRMLCAGYPRGGKDSCQGDSGGPLVARGGMMGQSVLIGVVSWGEGCARANLPGVYAKVNAETTWIEQTAR from the coding sequence ATGAAATTTTTAAATCATCTTGTGATGGTGGGTCTTGTTTTTGCGTCTACCGTTTCCGTTGCTAAGCCAGGAGACCTTCAAGCAAAAATTGTCGGAGGGTCAGAGGCGACTCCCGGTGAGTTTCCGTTTATCGTGTCCTTGCAAGGATCTTCTGGTCATTTCTGTGGCGGTTCATTGATTCGCAGCAACTGGGTTTTGACAGCAGCTCATTGTGTAAAAGGCGCTTCTGTCAAGAATGTGGTGATTGGACTGCATGATCAGAAAAACCTGTCTAAAGCGGAAGTGATCAAACCAAAGCGCATCATCGCGCATCCCCTTTATAACGACAACACGGCGGACTTCGATTTTGCGCTCATCGAACTGCAAAAAGATTCTTCCTACGAACCCATTGCCATCAATACGTCAGAAATTGAAATTCCTGACGGTGCAAATGGACAAATTGTTGCCACCGTCGCCGGCTGGGGTGCCACCAGAGAGAACTCTTACAGTCTTCCATCACGCCTGCAAAAAGTGGATGTGCCATTGGTAGCTCACGATCTTTGCAGTAAGAACTATAAAAATACTATCACATCTCGGATGTTGTGTGCTGGATATCCCCGTGGTGGGAAAGATTCCTGTCAGGGTGATAGCGGCGGTCCTCTTGTTGCTCGCGGAGGTATGATGGGACAGAGTGTTCTTATTGGTGTTGTGAGTTGGGGTGAAGGTTGTGCTCGCGCGAACCTGCCTGGAGTTTACGCCAAAGTAAATGCCGAAACGACTTGGATTGAGCAAACGGCTCGCTAA
- a CDS encoding COX15/CtaA family protein — MDRMEKRLLFGGIIGILLILTIGGTTRLTRSGLSIVEWNVVMGTLPPLHETQWQLEFAKYQLTPEFQIINKHFTLKDYKKIYFWEWFHRLLARVIFLYFAGFGLIYLLKRRSLKIISLAALVLVQGIVGWFMVKSGLRDLPRVQPLMLSIHFFLALATVSVALFYLLEKRRRKCSEILSRHRLEMGLFVLLALQVFLGCLVSGFRVGFLENTFPHMSGGFLPQVSWDFELSWGAFYHNPIYIQFIHRWVAFAVMLYFWFLFFYKKTVRHPEWSTFNILLHSQILLGVLTLILKVPVFLGILHQLTAACLLLSCLYALWVLPEEP; from the coding sequence ATGGACCGAATGGAAAAACGCCTGCTTTTCGGGGGGATCATCGGAATCTTGCTGATCCTCACTATTGGCGGCACCACCCGCCTCACCCGCTCGGGACTTTCCATTGTGGAGTGGAATGTCGTGATGGGCACCCTGCCTCCTTTACACGAGACCCAGTGGCAATTGGAATTCGCTAAATATCAGCTCACGCCTGAATTTCAAATTATCAACAAACACTTCACGTTAAAAGACTACAAAAAGATTTACTTCTGGGAATGGTTTCATCGGCTTCTGGCGCGGGTGATATTTCTTTATTTTGCGGGCTTTGGCTTGATCTATTTGCTGAAAAGAAGATCCTTGAAGATAATTTCATTGGCAGCCTTGGTCTTGGTTCAGGGCATTGTGGGCTGGTTCATGGTGAAGTCGGGTCTAAGAGATTTGCCGCGGGTGCAGCCCTTGATGCTCTCGATTCATTTCTTTTTGGCTTTAGCAACGGTGTCCGTCGCTCTATTTTATCTGCTGGAAAAACGACGACGAAAGTGCTCAGAGATTTTATCCCGACATCGCCTAGAGATGGGCTTATTTGTGTTATTGGCCTTGCAGGTGTTTCTTGGCTGTCTGGTCAGCGGTTTTCGTGTGGGCTTTCTGGAAAACACTTTTCCGCACATGTCCGGAGGTTTTTTGCCCCAGGTCTCTTGGGACTTCGAGCTGTCATGGGGGGCCTTTTATCACAACCCCATCTATATCCAGTTTATTCATCGCTGGGTGGCTTTCGCGGTCATGCTGTACTTCTGGTTTCTGTTCTTCTATAAAAAAACAGTTCGTCATCCTGAATGGTCGACGTTTAATATTCTTTTGCATTCGCAGATCTTATTGGGAGTTTTGACTTTGATTCTGAAGGTTCCTGTGTTTTTGGGAATTCTTCATCAGTTGACAGCAGCGTGTCTGCTTTTATCGTGTCTATATGCTTTGTGGGTTTTGCCGGAGGAGCCCTAA